A genomic region of Sideroxydans sp. CL21 contains the following coding sequences:
- a CDS encoding nucleoside triphosphate pyrophosphatase encodes MSKHQRIYLASQSPRRRELLKQIGIHYDMLLLRSDPRRKVSVDETPHEGEIPLDYVQRVCRDKARAGWETLILRNLPLLPVLAADTTVTLDGKIIGKPDDNEHAAEILRMLSGKQHQVLTAVAMSFGERIEMRLSTTTIAFDTLGEERIRRYLLTGEAHDKAGAYGIQGHAGAFVKRIEGSYTGVMGLPLFETVELLKLFGYPAP; translated from the coding sequence ATGAGTAAACACCAACGCATCTACCTCGCCTCTCAAAGCCCGCGCCGACGGGAATTGCTCAAGCAAATCGGCATCCATTACGACATGCTGTTGTTGCGCAGCGATCCGCGGCGCAAGGTCAGCGTCGACGAAACGCCGCACGAAGGCGAAATACCGCTGGATTACGTGCAGCGCGTATGCCGAGACAAGGCGCGTGCCGGCTGGGAAACGCTGATATTGCGCAATTTGCCGCTGCTTCCGGTGCTGGCAGCGGATACCACCGTCACGCTAGACGGGAAAATCATCGGCAAGCCGGATGATAACGAACATGCCGCGGAAATATTACGCATGCTCTCCGGGAAGCAGCATCAGGTGCTGACCGCGGTCGCGATGTCATTCGGGGAACGTATCGAGATGCGCCTGTCGACGACCACCATCGCGTTCGACACGCTGGGCGAAGAACGCATCCGCCGTTACCTGCTGACCGGAGAGGCTCACGACAAAGCGGGTGCCTATGGCATCCAGGGACATGCCGGCGCCTTCGTGAAGCGCATCGAGGGCAGCTACACCGGTGTGATGGGACTGCCGCTGTTTGAAACGGTAGAATTGCTGAAACTATTCGGATATCCCGCACCATGA
- a CDS encoding YggT family protein — MLGETLSFLLDALVQPFAAILLFRFHAVWLQAPMRNPIGEFLMALTDFVVLRARRYIPRILGLDTASLLLAFLVEFFYLCALLWLQGYAFETFHLPGLLLWTAVKLLKISFYLLMATLITEAILSWVNPHTPLAPMLGAVNRPFVQPLRRRIPPVGNVDLSVLVLLLVCQLILIVPIGGLEQAVMRLL; from the coding sequence ATGCTGGGTGAGACGCTGTCGTTTTTGCTCGACGCACTGGTGCAGCCCTTCGCGGCCATCCTGCTGTTCCGTTTCCATGCGGTATGGCTGCAGGCACCGATGCGCAATCCCATAGGCGAGTTCCTGATGGCGCTGACTGACTTTGTCGTATTGCGCGCGCGCCGCTACATTCCAAGGATTCTTGGCCTGGATACTGCCTCTTTGCTGTTGGCGTTCCTGGTCGAATTTTTCTATCTCTGTGCCTTGTTATGGCTGCAGGGTTACGCTTTCGAAACATTCCACTTGCCCGGACTGTTGCTATGGACGGCGGTCAAGTTGCTGAAGATCAGTTTTTACCTGCTCATGGCCACGTTGATCACAGAAGCGATCCTGTCCTGGGTCAATCCGCATACACCGCTTGCGCCGATGCTGGGCGCGGTCAACCGTCCCTTCGTGCAACCTTTGCGCCGCCGCATCCCGCCGGTAGGCAATGTTGATCTCTCGGTGCTGGTGCTGCTCCTTGTCTGCCAGCTTATCCTCATCGTGCCGATAGGCGGATTGGAACAGGCCGTGATGAGATTGCTGTGA
- a CDS encoding PilT/PilU family type 4a pilus ATPase, whose product MERDQATELVHNLLRGMVSQKASDLFITSGFPPAFKVDGKMTPVSSQALTSQHTQELARSIMNDRQAAEFESTHECNFAISPPGIGRFRVNVFMQQQRVGMVLRTITTQIPTFQELGLPDVLKDVVMTKRGLVILVGGTGSGKSSSLAAMLGHRNHNSYGHIITIEDPVEFVHDHDKCIVTHREVGVDTDNWHAALKNTLRQAPDVILIGEIRDRETMEYAVAFAETGHLCMATLHANSANQALDRIINFFPEERREQLLMDLSLNIKALISQRLIPKRDSKGRAAAFEILLNSPLIADLIFKGNVHEIKEVMSKSRELGMQTFDQALFILHEAGAISYEEALKNADSVNDLRLKIKLEGRATKDRDVMSGLDNLRMT is encoded by the coding sequence ATGGAAAGAGACCAGGCTACCGAGCTAGTTCACAATCTTTTGCGCGGGATGGTCTCGCAAAAGGCATCCGACCTGTTCATCACTTCCGGCTTCCCGCCCGCATTCAAGGTAGACGGCAAGATGACGCCCGTTTCCAGCCAGGCGCTGACGTCGCAGCACACCCAGGAACTGGCGCGCAGCATCATGAACGACCGCCAGGCGGCCGAATTTGAATCAACCCACGAGTGCAATTTCGCCATCAGCCCACCCGGCATCGGGCGCTTCCGCGTCAATGTGTTCATGCAGCAGCAACGCGTGGGCATGGTGCTGCGTACCATCACCACCCAAATTCCCACTTTTCAGGAGCTGGGACTGCCGGACGTCCTGAAGGATGTGGTGATGACCAAGCGCGGCCTGGTGATCCTGGTCGGCGGAACCGGATCCGGTAAATCCTCTTCGCTGGCTGCCATGCTCGGTCATCGCAACCACAACAGTTACGGCCACATCATCACCATCGAGGACCCGGTTGAGTTTGTGCATGACCACGACAAGTGCATCGTCACCCATCGCGAAGTGGGCGTAGATACCGACAACTGGCACGCCGCGCTGAAAAATACTTTGCGCCAGGCACCGGACGTGATCCTGATCGGCGAGATCCGCGACCGCGAGACCATGGAATATGCGGTGGCTTTCGCCGAAACCGGCCACTTGTGCATGGCCACACTGCACGCCAACAGCGCCAACCAGGCACTCGACCGCATCATCAACTTCTTCCCGGAAGAACGGCGTGAACAATTGCTGATGGACTTGTCGCTCAACATCAAGGCGCTCATTTCGCAACGCCTGATCCCGAAGCGCGACAGCAAGGGCCGCGCTGCCGCCTTCGAGATCCTGCTCAACTCACCACTAATCGCCGACCTCATTTTCAAGGGCAATGTGCACGAGATCAAGGAAGTCATGTCCAAGTCGCGTGAACTCGGCATGCAAACCTTCGATCAGGCACTCTTCATACTGCACGAGGCGGGCGCTATCAGCTACGAGGAAGCGCTCAAGAACGCGGATTCCGTGAACGACCTGCGGCTGAAGATCAAACTGGAGGGCCGGGCCACCAAAGACAGGGACGTGATGAGCGGCCTGGATAATCTGCGGATGACCTGA
- a CDS encoding DoxX family protein, with the protein MMLLSRLLRHYYRASHWPEYLAPLLDLALRLYVADVFFKSGLTKIQNWDSTLYLFSDVYQVPLLNTDVAAYMATAGELGLSVLLVLGLFGRFAAAGLFILNAVAAYSYYSGLSEAGLFQHFCWGILLAVLLVLSRGKWAFDTWLEKGFGLPVRR; encoded by the coding sequence ATGATGCTGTTATCACGCCTGCTGAGACATTACTACAGGGCCTCGCACTGGCCGGAGTATCTGGCGCCACTGCTGGATCTCGCACTGAGGCTGTATGTTGCGGATGTGTTTTTCAAATCCGGCCTGACCAAGATACAGAACTGGGACAGCACCCTGTACCTGTTCAGCGATGTCTATCAGGTGCCGTTGCTGAACACGGATGTGGCAGCGTACATGGCGACTGCAGGCGAGCTCGGTTTGTCAGTGTTGCTGGTGCTAGGGCTATTCGGGCGTTTTGCCGCGGCGGGCTTGTTCATCCTCAATGCGGTTGCGGCCTATTCGTATTACTCAGGCTTGAGCGAAGCGGGCCTGTTCCAGCACTTTTGCTGGGGAATCTTGCTGGCAGTGCTGTTGGTGCTGAGCCGCGGCAAATGGGCGTTCGACACGTGGCTGGAGAAAGGTTTTGGATTGCCGGTTCGGCGGTAG
- a CDS encoding DUF167 family protein produces MSAWYRRNGEVLTLTLHIQPGAKRTEVAGLHGVALKIRLAAPPVEGRANEALLKFIAESFGVSLRQVELKQGGQSRHKVVAITGSKVEPENLLA; encoded by the coding sequence GTGAGTGCATGGTATCGCCGCAACGGCGAAGTGCTCACCCTGACCTTGCACATCCAGCCCGGTGCAAAACGCACCGAAGTGGCTGGTTTGCATGGTGTGGCCCTCAAGATCCGCCTCGCCGCTCCGCCGGTCGAAGGCCGTGCCAACGAAGCACTCCTGAAATTCATCGCCGAATCCTTCGGCGTTTCACTACGACAGGTCGAGCTCAAACAAGGCGGGCAATCCCGCCACAAAGTCGTGGCGATCACGGGTAGCAAGGTGGAGCCGGAGAACTTGCTGGCCTGA
- the rsfS gene encoding ribosome silencing factor, whose translation MLNTEEKTQAVVSALEDVKALDITVIDTSKLSPLFERMVVASAQSTRQTKALASSVVVKLKALGETVNSTEGEDSGEWVLVDLGEVVVHIMQPAVRAYYNLEELWSVHPKQRAISGK comes from the coding sequence ATGCTAAACACTGAAGAAAAAACCCAAGCCGTCGTCTCCGCCCTGGAAGACGTCAAAGCGCTCGACATCACCGTCATCGACACCAGCAAGCTCAGCCCCCTGTTCGAGCGCATGGTTGTCGCCAGCGCGCAGTCCACGCGTCAAACCAAGGCGCTGGCGAGCAGCGTGGTGGTAAAGCTCAAAGCGCTGGGCGAGACGGTCAACAGCACCGAAGGTGAAGACAGCGGCGAATGGGTGCTGGTCGATCTGGGCGAAGTGGTCGTGCACATCATGCAGCCCGCGGTGCGCGCCTACTACAACCTCGAAGAACTGTGGAGCGTGCATCCCAAGCAGCGCGCGATTTCAGGTAAATGA
- the rlmH gene encoding 23S rRNA (pseudouridine(1915)-N(3))-methyltransferase RlmH, protein MKLLILAVGNKMPAWITEGFNEYTKRMPREAMISLIEIKPEARNSGKTATQIMEAEAQRIRAALPNGALCIALDEHGATPTTKQLSQQMQDWMQRGCDVAFIIGGADGLHESVKQKAQHLMALSALTLPHGMVRVLLAEQLYRAHSLLHNHPYHRE, encoded by the coding sequence ATGAAACTGCTGATCCTGGCGGTGGGCAATAAGATGCCCGCCTGGATCACCGAAGGCTTCAACGAATACACCAAGCGCATGCCGCGCGAAGCCATGATTTCACTGATCGAGATCAAGCCGGAAGCGCGCAACAGCGGCAAGACGGCGACGCAAATCATGGAAGCCGAGGCGCAGCGTATTCGCGCCGCCCTGCCCAATGGCGCCCTGTGCATCGCCCTCGACGAGCACGGTGCGACCCCCACCACCAAACAGCTCAGCCAGCAGATGCAGGACTGGATGCAGCGCGGCTGCGATGTCGCTTTTATCATCGGCGGCGCGGACGGGCTGCATGAATCCGTCAAACAAAAAGCGCAGCATTTGATGGCGCTGTCTGCCCTTACCCTGCCGCACGGCATGGTGCGCGTGTTGCTGGCCGAACAACTGTATCGGGCACACAGCCTGCTGCACAATCATCCTTACCATCGCGAATAG
- the proC gene encoding pyrroline-5-carboxylate reductase, which produces MKITFIGGGNMARALIGGLIKRGYSPSKMHVVEVGKEKCAELHNEFGVRATMEMATAVAHGEAVILAVKPQQMQEVAVQLAPIIDGQLVISIAAGIRTQDLARWMGTQNIVRCMPNTPALIRCGVTALYAMPAVKPEQCQRAESILSAVGSTLWIEDEEMLDAVTAISGSGPAYVFYFIEAMQQAAYELGLDETQARQLVLDTFLGASKLADSSQEDVATLRERVTSKKGTTERALLSMEKNQVKMDIVAAIHAAAARSREMGDELGKDA; this is translated from the coding sequence ATGAAGATCACTTTCATCGGTGGTGGCAACATGGCCAGGGCATTGATCGGCGGGCTGATCAAGCGCGGCTATTCTCCTTCCAAGATGCACGTCGTTGAAGTGGGCAAAGAGAAATGTGCGGAGCTGCACAACGAATTCGGGGTCAGGGCAACGATGGAGATGGCAACTGCCGTGGCGCACGGAGAGGCGGTGATCCTGGCAGTCAAGCCGCAACAGATGCAGGAAGTCGCTGTGCAGCTTGCCCCGATCATTGATGGGCAACTCGTCATTTCCATCGCTGCGGGTATCCGCACACAGGACTTGGCACGCTGGATGGGAACACAGAACATCGTGCGCTGCATGCCCAATACGCCTGCGCTCATTCGCTGTGGCGTCACCGCCCTGTATGCGATGCCGGCGGTGAAACCGGAGCAATGCCAGCGCGCAGAGTCAATTCTTTCCGCAGTAGGCAGTACTTTGTGGATAGAGGACGAGGAGATGCTGGATGCAGTGACGGCTATTTCCGGCAGCGGACCGGCGTATGTGTTCTATTTCATCGAGGCGATGCAACAGGCAGCCTATGAGTTGGGGCTGGACGAAACGCAGGCGCGACAGTTGGTGCTGGATACATTCCTCGGAGCCAGCAAACTGGCGGACAGCAGCCAGGAAGATGTCGCTACCCTGCGCGAGCGCGTGACTTCCAAGAAAGGCACGACCGAACGTGCATTGCTCAGCATGGAGAAAAACCAGGTGAAGATGGACATCGTCGCCGCCATCCATGCGGCAGCAGCGCGTTCCAGGGAAATGGGCGACGAACTTGGGAAGGATGCCTGA
- a CDS encoding YggS family pyridoxal phosphate-dependent enzyme, translated as MTAILSNLQATREAIAQAARAAHRNVTEVRLLAVSKTFPAMAVREAYSGGQTAFGENYLQEALAKIGALRDLPLEWHFIGPIQSNKTRAIAESFAWVHSVDRLKIAERLSAQRPSNLPPLNICLQVNVSEEESKSGVAAEDAVQLAQQLARLPHIKLRGLMTIPAPAVGEREQRAPFAQMRALLERLNSQGLALDTLSMGMSHDYPAAIKEGATIVRIGTAIFGQR; from the coding sequence ATGACTGCAATCCTCTCCAACTTGCAAGCAACCCGCGAGGCTATTGCCCAAGCCGCCAGAGCGGCACATCGGAATGTGACGGAAGTCCGTTTGCTCGCCGTCAGCAAGACCTTTCCCGCGATGGCCGTGCGCGAGGCATACAGTGGCGGGCAGACGGCTTTCGGCGAGAACTATCTGCAGGAAGCACTGGCGAAGATCGGTGCGTTGCGCGATTTGCCGCTGGAGTGGCATTTCATCGGTCCCATCCAGAGCAACAAGACGCGCGCCATCGCCGAGAGTTTTGCCTGGGTGCACAGTGTGGACCGGTTGAAGATCGCCGAACGGCTATCGGCACAGCGACCCTCAAATCTGCCCCCGTTGAATATCTGTCTGCAAGTAAACGTGAGCGAAGAAGAGAGCAAGAGCGGTGTTGCGGCAGAAGATGCGGTACAACTGGCACAACAGCTTGCGCGTTTGCCGCACATCAAGTTGCGCGGATTGATGACGATACCGGCTCCCGCTGTGGGCGAAAGGGAGCAGCGCGCACCTTTCGCACAGATGCGGGCTTTGCTGGAAAGACTGAACTCGCAGGGCCTGGCTCTGGATACGCTTTCGATGGGCATGTCGCACGACTATCCCGCGGCCATCAAGGAGGGTGCTACCATCGTGCGGATCGGCACGGCGATATTCGGCCAGAGGTGA
- the rng gene encoding ribonuclease G, with protein sequence MTEEILINVTPQETRVAVMQQGVVQELHIERGSQRGLVSNVYVGKVKRVLPGMQSAFIDIGLERSAFLHVADIWENRASGEAAAKPIEKVLFEGQSLLVQVIKDPIGTKGARLSTQLSFAGRMLVYLPQEAHIGVSQRIEDEDEREALRAKLQQVLPAEHKGGYIIRTMAESASDNELRADVAYLDKLWGNLQLKSQRMAAPELLYKELDISLRVLRDFVDEKSARVLVDSRETHERMLAFATDYIATAVPKLEHYLGARPLFDMYSVEEEIERALSRRVDLKSGGYLIIDQTEALTTVDVNTGGFVGGRNFDDTIFKTNLEAAQVIARQLRLRNLGGIIICDFIDMDTTEHRDAVLDEFKKMLAHDHTRISVSGFSSLGLVEMTRKRTRESLAHVLCEPCPTCQGRGEVKTAQTVCYEILREIVREARQFNAREYRILGSQQVIDLFLDEESQSLAMLSDFIGKPVSLQVETLYTQEQYDVILM encoded by the coding sequence ATGACAGAAGAGATATTGATCAATGTCACCCCGCAGGAAACGCGCGTCGCGGTGATGCAACAGGGCGTCGTGCAGGAACTGCACATCGAACGCGGCAGCCAGCGCGGCTTGGTGAGCAACGTCTATGTCGGCAAAGTAAAGCGGGTGTTGCCCGGCATGCAGTCGGCATTCATCGATATCGGCCTTGAGCGGTCTGCCTTCCTGCATGTCGCCGATATCTGGGAGAACCGCGCAAGCGGCGAGGCCGCCGCGAAGCCTATTGAAAAAGTATTGTTCGAGGGGCAAAGCCTGCTGGTACAAGTCATCAAGGACCCCATCGGTACGAAGGGCGCGCGACTCTCAACACAACTGAGCTTTGCAGGGCGCATGCTGGTTTATCTGCCTCAGGAAGCACATATCGGTGTTTCGCAGCGTATTGAAGACGAGGATGAACGCGAGGCCTTGCGTGCCAAGCTGCAGCAAGTGCTGCCAGCCGAGCACAAGGGCGGATACATCATTCGCACCATGGCAGAATCCGCATCCGACAACGAATTGCGGGCCGATGTTGCTTATCTGGACAAGCTGTGGGGCAATCTTCAATTGAAATCCCAGCGTATGGCTGCCCCCGAATTGTTATACAAAGAACTGGACATCAGCCTGCGCGTGTTGCGCGATTTCGTGGATGAAAAGTCGGCGCGCGTCCTCGTAGATTCCCGCGAGACGCATGAACGCATGCTGGCTTTTGCCACCGACTACATTGCCACCGCCGTGCCCAAGCTGGAACACTATCTCGGAGCCCGCCCGCTGTTCGACATGTACAGCGTGGAAGAAGAGATCGAGCGCGCGCTGTCACGCCGCGTGGACCTGAAATCGGGCGGTTACCTCATCATCGACCAGACCGAAGCCCTGACCACCGTAGACGTCAACACTGGCGGATTCGTCGGCGGGCGCAATTTCGACGACACGATCTTCAAGACCAATCTGGAAGCCGCGCAGGTCATTGCGCGCCAATTGCGGCTGCGCAATCTGGGTGGCATCATCATCTGCGACTTCATCGACATGGACACGACAGAGCACCGTGATGCGGTGCTGGATGAATTCAAAAAAATGCTGGCGCACGACCACACTCGCATCAGTGTGAGCGGCTTTTCCTCGCTGGGCCTGGTGGAGATGACGCGCAAACGCACCCGCGAAAGCCTGGCGCATGTACTGTGCGAGCCCTGCCCGACCTGCCAGGGGCGCGGCGAAGTAAAGACCGCGCAGACCGTGTGCTATGAGATCCTGCGTGAGATCGTGCGCGAAGCACGCCAGTTCAACGCCCGCGAATACCGTATCCTGGGTTCACAACAAGTCATTGACCTGTTCCTGGACGAGGAATCGCAAAGCCTCGCCATGCTTTCCGACTTCATCGGCAAGCCCGTCTCCCTGCAGGTGGAAACGCTCTACACGCAGGAACAATACGATGTCATCCTGATGTAA
- a CDS encoding SRPBCC family protein translates to MMKRILFGWLLMTSTIAWPDTQYPGLQVDVKRAGSLYTFIANFDTPLTKCAAYRYLTDYEAAKSLPGVVESLAYRETANTVRVERTADEHVLFFHVRLHSIMEYTEKPYEGISFMQLSGDSKEFQGSWSIQPNQHGSTLRFQGVWEPDTLIPLFIIDHFAKNGLVDRFSAIAQLAEKRNDTASTQCEDQQQMANVVE, encoded by the coding sequence ATGATGAAGCGAATCTTGTTCGGGTGGCTATTGATGACCAGCACTATAGCCTGGCCGGATACCCAATATCCGGGTTTGCAAGTGGATGTAAAAAGGGCCGGCAGCTTGTATACCTTCATCGCCAATTTCGATACCCCGTTGACTAAATGTGCCGCTTACCGTTACTTGACTGATTATGAAGCGGCAAAGAGTTTGCCGGGTGTGGTTGAATCGCTTGCCTATCGCGAAACCGCAAACACGGTAAGGGTTGAACGCACAGCCGACGAACATGTCCTGTTTTTCCATGTCCGGCTTCATTCGATCATGGAGTACACAGAAAAGCCTTATGAGGGTATTTCCTTTATGCAGTTGTCAGGCGATTCGAAAGAATTTCAGGGAAGCTGGAGCATCCAGCCGAACCAGCATGGAAGTACGCTCAGGTTCCAGGGGGTGTGGGAGCCGGACACCCTGATTCCACTGTTCATCATCGACCATTTTGCAAAAAACGGCCTCGTGGACAGATTCAGCGCTATCGCCCAATTGGCCGAGAAGCGCAACGACACGGCCTCAACTCAATGTGAAGACCAGCAACAAATGGCCAACGTAGTAGAATAA
- a CDS encoding type IV pilus twitching motility protein PilT encodes MDITELLAFGVKNKASDLHLSAGLPPMIRVHGDMRRINLPAMDHKEVHAMVYDIMNDGQRKHYEENKEVDFSFEVPNLARFRVNAFIQNRGAGAVMRTIPSKILTLEDLKCPPIFKDISEFPRGMVLVTGPTGSGKSTTLAAMVNHINENEMGHILTVEDPIEFVHESKKSLVNQREVGPHTLSFNNALRSALREDPDVILVGEMRDLETIRLAMTAAETGHLVFGTLHTSSAAKTIDRIIDVFPADEKEMVRAMLSESLRAVISQTLLKTKDGTGRVAAHEIMICTPAIRNLIREAKVPQMYSAIQTGGNIGMQTLDQCLSDMVKRNLVASSEARGKAANKDLFPA; translated from the coding sequence ATGGATATCACCGAACTGCTCGCCTTCGGCGTGAAGAACAAAGCTTCCGACCTGCACCTTTCCGCAGGTTTGCCACCGATGATCCGCGTACACGGCGATATGCGCCGCATCAACCTGCCTGCCATGGATCACAAGGAAGTCCACGCCATGGTGTACGACATCATGAACGACGGGCAGCGCAAACACTACGAAGAAAACAAGGAAGTCGATTTTTCGTTCGAGGTGCCAAACCTGGCGCGTTTCCGCGTCAACGCCTTCATCCAGAATCGCGGTGCCGGCGCGGTGATGCGTACCATTCCTTCCAAGATACTCACGCTGGAAGACCTCAAATGTCCGCCGATCTTCAAGGATATTTCCGAATTTCCGCGCGGCATGGTGCTGGTGACCGGCCCGACCGGTTCCGGCAAATCGACCACGCTGGCGGCGATGGTGAACCATATCAACGAGAACGAGATGGGCCACATCCTGACCGTGGAAGACCCGATCGAATTCGTGCACGAATCGAAAAAGTCGCTGGTCAACCAGCGCGAAGTCGGCCCGCATACGCTGTCGTTCAACAACGCGCTGCGTTCCGCATTGCGCGAAGACCCGGATGTGATCCTCGTCGGCGAAATGCGCGACCTGGAAACCATCCGCCTCGCAATGACGGCCGCCGAAACCGGCCACCTGGTCTTCGGCACGCTGCACACAAGCTCGGCTGCCAAGACCATCGACCGTATCATCGACGTGTTCCCCGCCGATGAAAAGGAAATGGTGCGCGCGATGCTGTCCGAATCTTTGCGTGCGGTGATCTCGCAGACCCTGCTCAAAACCAAGGACGGCACAGGCCGCGTTGCGGCACATGAGATCATGATCTGTACCCCGGCGATCCGCAATCTGATCCGCGAAGCAAAAGTGCCGCAGATGTATTCCGCCATCCAGACAGGGGGCAACATCGGCATGCAGACGCTGGACCAATGCCTGAGCGACATGGTGAAACGCAACCTTGTGGCTTCGTCAGAAGCGCGCGGGAAAGCTGCAAACAAGGATCTTTTCCCGGCTTAA
- a CDS encoding HU family DNA-binding protein — protein sequence MKYPQQSVPGTSTATKEQKRMNRKELIDALATKTDSSKADADRNIAALIEIITATLKKGDNVALVGFGTFEVRKRAARNGRNPSTGAAIKIKASKQPAFKAGATLKAAVNGVKK from the coding sequence GTGAAATATCCTCAACAATCCGTACCCGGTACTTCAACCGCAACCAAGGAGCAAAAACGCATGAACCGTAAAGAACTCATCGACGCACTGGCAACCAAGACAGACAGCAGCAAGGCTGATGCTGACCGCAACATCGCTGCCCTGATTGAAATCATCACCGCTACCCTGAAGAAGGGCGACAACGTTGCGTTGGTAGGCTTCGGCACATTCGAGGTCCGCAAGCGTGCAGCTCGCAATGGCCGTAACCCGTCCACTGGCGCTGCTATCAAGATCAAGGCTTCCAAGCAGCCCGCATTCAAGGCTGGTGCTACCTTGAAAGCCGCAGTCAACGGCGTTAAGAAGTAA
- the pstS gene encoding phosphate ABC transporter substrate-binding protein PstS, whose protein sequence is MKRNKTWGGLNAIFMLLLMLNQAQAGVIFGIGATFPKQVYQEWGKQYKAETGSALAYFAQGSGKGIEAILAGKADFGASDKPLIFEELEKSKLMQFPALIGGVVPVVNIKKIGDGQLQLDGVILADIYLGKIRRWNDQAIVALNPGLALPDEAIDVMHRSDSSGSTFVLTDYLSKVSSEWKTTMGAATAVAWKVGEGVDGGDNLAKKIGNTPNSIGYLDPSVVQQRHLTFVKMRNRDGKYVSPNQASFAAAAKNAEWSASNGFNQSLTDQIGSESWPLATATYIIISRSPAEASGTEEALKYFDWTFRKGNLIAQDLGFVLIPPEAMQSVRDSWKMQIKDRAGRPLWK, encoded by the coding sequence ATGAAGAGGAATAAGACTTGGGGCGGCTTGAACGCAATTTTTATGTTGTTGTTGATGCTGAATCAGGCACAGGCGGGCGTCATTTTTGGGATAGGGGCAACTTTTCCCAAGCAGGTTTACCAGGAATGGGGGAAACAATACAAGGCTGAAACCGGATCGGCACTGGCATATTTTGCGCAGGGTTCCGGCAAAGGCATCGAAGCGATCTTGGCGGGGAAGGCCGACTTTGGGGCGAGTGACAAACCATTAATATTCGAAGAGCTGGAAAAAAGCAAGTTGATGCAATTTCCTGCATTGATCGGGGGTGTTGTTCCCGTCGTCAATATCAAAAAAATAGGCGACGGGCAGCTGCAACTGGATGGTGTCATTCTGGCAGATATTTATCTTGGCAAAATCAGACGCTGGAATGATCAGGCGATCGTCGCCCTCAATCCCGGACTGGCTTTGCCTGACGAAGCAATCGACGTGATGCATCGCTCGGACAGTTCGGGCAGCACCTTTGTCCTGACCGACTATTTGTCCAAGGTCAGCAGTGAATGGAAAACCACCATGGGCGCAGCAACAGCGGTAGCCTGGAAGGTGGGGGAAGGCGTTGACGGCGGTGATAATCTGGCAAAAAAAATCGGCAATACGCCGAATTCCATCGGCTATCTCGATCCGTCTGTAGTGCAACAGAGGCATCTGACCTTCGTGAAGATGCGCAATCGTGACGGCAAGTATGTCAGCCCGAATCAGGCCTCGTTTGCGGCCGCGGCGAAGAATGCAGAATGGAGTGCGTCTAACGGGTTCAACCAATCGCTGACCGATCAGATCGGTTCTGAAAGCTGGCCGCTGGCCACCGCCACCTACATCATTATTTCCCGCAGTCCTGCTGAAGCGTCCGGAACCGAGGAGGCATTGAAATATTTTGACTGGACATTCCGCAAGGGAAACCTGATCGCCCAGGATCTTGGATTCGTTTTGATCCCGCCCGAGGCGATGCAAAGCGTGCGCGATTCATGGAAGATGCAGATCAAGGACCGCGCCGGCCGGCCTTTGTGGAAATAG